A region of the Dyadobacter sp. CECT 9275 genome:
TCAACACGTGGAAAGGATGCGTTAAACTAAAAACTTTTCTGATGATGGCATCAATATTCTCAATTTCGTTGTAGGTAGGAATTACTACAATACTTTTGCTCACGGGTGATCTGATTTAGGGTTGAGTAAGAAAAGGTGCCGGTCAGAGTTTAATGTTATTTATTTTTTCTCGTTTTTCCAGATTCTTATTGACCTCCTGGTAAATCTGTTTCATCTGCTGAGGATGACTGACATAATAGGTATAGCTGCTATTATATACCGTGGTATCTACTTTATGTTTTTTCCAAATGTCTGTTTTCAGTTTATCAAAAACAATAATGGAAGAGTCCGTAGATTTTAACTGAAGCCGGGTTACCCTGGACTCAGCAATATGAATATCAGCAAGTATCAGCGCCATTTTTTCCGGAGACAGCGTACCTTCCGGGGCTGTATCTTCCTGAGAACAAGCGGATAGTACAAGTAGTAGTAAGCCCAAAAAAACTAAAATAGGCGATATATTATTCGCTTTCCGGTGACTAACTCTCAAAATGGCTATCTTTGTTAATGTCAATGATGTCACAAAGGTGGTAATTTTTTCGCAAAACGTATGTTTGAACAGTTTTTGGGAAAGTTGCGGAAGTATGAAATCCGGATGAGAAAAGCCGTTACCAGCGAACGTCACGGAAATTTTCATTCTGTCTTTAAAGGTTCGGGTCTGGAGTTTGATGAATTGCGACCTTATCAGTATGGCGACGACGTGCGGGCTATTGACTGGAATACTTCGGCCAAAGGACATGGAACTTTCATCAAGATTTTTAAAGAGGATAAGGAACAGACCGCTTTCTTCATGCTGGATGTCAGTGCTTCACAGAAGGTAGGAGAGGCAGGGATGCTCAAAATAGATATAGCCAAGGAAATCTGTGGCGTACTTACCTTGTCGGCCATTCAGGAAGCAACCAGGGTTGGCCTGTTGTGTTTTTCTGACCGTAATGAACGCTACATCAGGCCGTCTGATGGGATGAAACATGGCTATGGCGTGTTGTCCGAGCTTTTCAAACTTATTCCTGCTTCGGGGCGGACCAACATTTCCGAAGGCATTTTAATCGCCCTGAACGTCCTGAAAAGACGCAGCCTGATATTTCTGATATCGGATTTCATCGATGACCATTATCAGCATAACCTGAAAGCACTAGCGCTGAAACACGACCTGATCGTGATACATCTGTATGACCCCCGCGAGACCAGTTTGCCCAGCCTCGGCATTATCCCCTTGTATGACGCCGAAAGCCAGAAAACGGTTTGGGTCAATACTTCATCCAGGCAGTACAGGGAAGAGATGGTGAACCGTTTTAAAAAGAGAAGCACCGATCTCCAGCGCCTGTGCCATCAGAACAGGGCCGATTACATTTCCATTAATACCCAGGAGGATTATGTTCCTGCACTGATACATTTG
Encoded here:
- a CDS encoding DUF4296 domain-containing protein, encoding MGLLLLVLSACSQEDTAPEGTLSPEKMALILADIHIAESRVTRLQLKSTDSSIIVFDKLKTDIWKKHKVDTTVYNSSYTYYVSHPQQMKQIYQEVNKNLEKREKINNIKL
- a CDS encoding DUF58 domain-containing protein, with the translated sequence MFEQFLGKLRKYEIRMRKAVTSERHGNFHSVFKGSGLEFDELRPYQYGDDVRAIDWNTSAKGHGTFIKIFKEDKEQTAFFMLDVSASQKVGEAGMLKIDIAKEICGVLTLSAIQEATRVGLLCFSDRNERYIRPSDGMKHGYGVLSELFKLIPASGRTNISEGILIALNVLKRRSLIFLISDFIDDHYQHNLKALALKHDLIVIHLYDPRETSLPSLGIIPLYDAESQKTVWVNTSSRQYREEMVNRFKKRSTDLQRLCHQNRADYISINTQEDYVPALIHLFKIRRYTKGSTAVS